In Aliivibrio fischeri, the sequence CATTTGATCAGTGGTGAAATCTCATTAGGTGCGAGCCAAACCGCAGCTGAACACTTAGTTCCAAACCTTATCAGTAATATTGATAATGATTTCCCAGAAATTCGAATCTCTTTAGGTGTAAAAAACACCTCTGGTATTATTGAAGGGGTATTAGATTACAAATATGAACTAGGAATTATCGAAGGGCGCTGTGATGATAGCCGAATTCATCAAGAAGTTTTTTGTACAGATCATTTGATCATTGTTGCAGCAGCTCATCATCCTTTTGCTAAGCATGAAAAAGTCAGTTTAGCCCAATTAGAGCAAGCAAAATGGGTATTACGTGAGCATGGTGCAGGAACACGAACTATTTTTGATAGTGCTATTCATGGCAAAATTCCTGATTTAGACGTATGGCGTGAGTACGAATACGTTCCAGTATTACGAACATTAGTAGCAAATGGACAATATTTAAGCTGTTTACCTTATTTAGATGTAGTGAAATACATTGAACGCGGTGAATTAGTCGCATTAAACGTACCTGAACTGAATATGGAAAGAACACTTTCATTTATTTGGCGATCATCAATGGATCAAAATCCGATCAGCGATTGCATAAGAAGAGAGGGTATAAGAATGATTAAGAATCATAACGTTATACGATAAGTGATAAGAAAAATTAACTTCTTAGTTTGTTTGATATTTGTTATTCTCATTAAATAACCGTTATTTATTATATTTATTCTTAGGGATAGAAAGATATGCCAGCATTATCAGTTTTATTGATGGATAGTTTCAACTACTTCAAAAAGCATTTTATTGCCTTTTGTATGCTTGTCCTTCCATTCGCGCTTATCACTAATGGGATAGCATTAAGCTTTAATGAGAACGATGGTCCAGGTAAGTTTTTAGTATATATGCTATTTATTTTGACTATCTATCCTTTTTATAAAGGAGCGATTCTTTATTATATCGCTTATTCATTTGATGGAAGAAGAGTTCCATTTAGTCAACTGTATCAAATACCGGCCAAAACATGGTTTTCGTTTGTATTGATGAACATGATTTTGGGATTAGCGATTTTAATGGGGTTCATGGCGCTTATTCTACCAGGTTTGTATTTGATGGCTCGTTTCTCATTTACAGAGATCTATTGTGTTCTCTATAAAGAAAAAACAAATGATGCGATTAAATTGGGTTGGCATGATACAAAAGACAATTACTGGGTGTTATTTAAAGGTTTAGTTATTATTTTTGGTTTTACTACTGGTTTGATGTGGGCACTAGAATATGGACTTGGTTTAATTGGCTTGCAATCGCCAGTATTGTCTTTCATTTTTTCTATTTCTGAAGTGGTTTTATCAATGATGAACACGATTTTTATCTTTAGAGTGTTTACAGTTAATACGACTAAACTAGAAGAAATCCAAGCTATTGAATAATTAATATTTTTATCATTATTTATTATAAAAACGGTCAACTTTATAAGGTTGACCGTTTTTTTATGTAAAATTATTAATGAGACAGCTGTTGCAAAAATGTTGCATTCTGTTGGTCTGTGCAAATTTTAGATGACATGATGTTTCGAAATGTAAATGTAAATATCGGATTTAGGATGTTTCTATGAAGTTTCGACACAAAATTATTTTAGCTTTTTCAATTATTATGACAGTGACTTTGGCTCTATTAAGTACTGTTCAATACCTTAATATGAAAAAAGAAGTAGAGCATGAAGTTCAATCAAGTATTCATGAGATTGTTGATGGTGTACGCACAACGGTGAATTCAGAACTAGCGGGAAAAACGTTATTAGCCGAATACGTAACAGAAATTGCTGAAAGAGATTTGAACTCAAAAACGCTTGAGACAATCTTAAGCCAACCTCAAGTAAAAAAAGCGTTTGTACTCGCAGGCATCGGTTTTGAAGATGGGCATGATTTTGTTAGTAATGATCCAACGTGGGATCCACAGGGGTATGATGCAAGGACTCGAGGTTGGTATAAATCCGCAAAGCAAGAAAATGGCACAATAATCACAGAGCCTTACGAGGATGCCCTTACTGGAGAAATTCTGATTTCAATTGCAACGGCAGTAAAATCAGATAATCAGTTTATTGGGTCTGTTTTTTTCGATT encodes:
- a CDS encoding LysR substrate-binding domain-containing protein, with the translated sequence MRYSLKQLAVFDAVATTGSVSQAAELLSLTQSATSMSLSQLEKMLGRSLFERHGKRMALTHWGVWLRPKAKKLIHDAQQIELGFYDQHLISGEISLGASQTAAEHLVPNLISNIDNDFPEIRISLGVKNTSGIIEGVLDYKYELGIIEGRCDDSRIHQEVFCTDHLIIVAAAHHPFAKHEKVSLAQLEQAKWVLREHGAGTRTIFDSAIHGKIPDLDVWREYEYVPVLRTLVANGQYLSCLPYLDVVKYIERGELVALNVPELNMERTLSFIWRSSMDQNPISDCIRREGIRMIKNHNVIR